The DNA window CCATGTGAGCAGGTACAGCAGAGAAATGTTCTGGGACATGTAGGATGGCACCTGTGCACCTATGACCAGGAAGGAGAGAACATGTGGTACACGTGATTATCATAGATATGGATGTCACAAACAGAAGAATCTTCATTGGGATATTGTTGCAATTGTTCAGTTGCTGTGCAATTGTTTGGAAATGCCAATGCAATGTTATGGGATGCATGTTAAAACCACCTGGCGGGCACATGTCTACCTTTTTTCTTGGTGTCTTTACGCAGAGAAACGTGTACTCGGTGGTTCCTCTGGTCACTAAGGCCCAATCGGTGgagcgcctcctccacctcggcgGCTCGGTTTGGGCAGAACACATCAAACGAATCCCCTGGATGATAGGTCACCATCGGGTGAGCCTGccaatggagaaaaaaagatccaTCTCAAATCCAAAAAGCAATCAAAATTTGCACCATTATAAAATTGACCGTCCTTTAAACTTACAGAGACGTCCAGCTCTACGAGGAGGGCAGTCTTGACTGAATCTCCTGTGGTCAGCtgaactgctctgcagacgggAGCCGCAGAGAGAGCCTCCACGTTGGACGGTCCGACCGCCTGAAAGAAAAACCATTTCAAGATGAAGCCTAAAACACGGAAATCAAACGCTGCGTTTCCTTCTCTGCAGCGTCCCTTCCTCACCTCTCCCGCTGGGTCCGCCTCCTGGAGAGAGACGTCGAGGTAGGGAGGAGGCAGGGCGGGGACGTTGAGAGACGACTCGGACAGCGGCGGAAGGGAGCGCGTCAGCGAGGCCGGCGGTGAAACGCGGGGACGTCCGTCGTCTCCAGTCGGTGTCTCCGGTGCGGATGCGGACACGGTGGAAGCACCCGGAGACCGCGACGCCAACACAGAGCTCCCTGTGGGAACCGCTGGCCTGAGATCAGAAACGGCGGCATGTGTGCcaggagctggaggtgaagcAGCGGCTGCAGATTTGGAGACGGGTTCCGCGGGTGCTTTGATCGACTCGCGGCTCTGCTGGTCAGTTATTCTCAAGAGGTTCAGTTGGACATCCGGTATGGTTGAATCGGGAGCTCCCCTTGGTGAATCCGCTGCTAGTCCTTTCACAAAAGCGGCCTTATTGGAAGCCATTTTTGATAAGGCTCCTTTGATGGCCTTCCAGAGTCCCTCGATCCAGGGTTCCACGACCACCTCTAGCCTGGAGAGAACAAAGCCCTCAAAATGAGGCACGGCAGtgcaatgaagaaaaaagagggagagaaaacaagggggtgggggtggaggtgggggggtgtcgTGGGCCAAAATGCTGAAAGTTGGATGTCTGTACTGCAGATCTCACCCTGTACCATCATCTGCATAGCCCGTCGCATAGAATTGTTTTGCACCAAGTTCCTGCAGCCGACGCTCAATTGTCTTCCCGCAGTTGCAGAAGTTTGCATAATTTGTGTCTCCCAAAGCTGgagcacacagagaaaaacagatgAACAACACTTTATCAAGTTTATCGACCGTTTCCCCCTCATGACTCATAAAAATATGTTCTGCAGCTTCCTCGGATTGTCATCATAAGAATTTACCTAAGAGCGCATAGCAAAGGTGTTTATAGTGGTCAGGGGAGAGGGTCTTCTCCTTGATGCGCTTTACAAATTGGAGGGCATTGTCTGGTGGCTCCCCATCTCCAGTAGTAGACACAATAAAGACCACTGGGGCGTTCTCCGTCTCCAAATTGTACTGAAACCGGTAAATGATTGACCTGTGAGTTGGGTTTCCACTACTCAATGCAAACACGCACGTACAATAACATCACGATAATTAAGATGTTTATAGAGCGTTTGATACCTTCTCGTTGTGGTTCAAGCAACTGAGCTCAGCAGCCAGTCCGTGCTCCTCCGCCACCTCCGCTATGCCTTCAGCTAGGGACTCGGCTTGACCCTTCTGGGATCCGTAGAGAAGCACGAACCGAGGCTTCACCTCACAGGGCATGCTGGAGAAGtccagaataaataaataaataaaaacttatTTTTACAACACTTACACCTATTTTACCTGTAGGAAAGGAACCGGGCGATACATCTGAGGGCTCTGTTTTGTGTAAATGTGCCGGTAAGCAATCCATTTAAAAGACAAGGACCCTAAAACTGAGGCCGCTTTATGCCGTCCTGCATAAAGTGCCTTGACCTGTAGCCAAAATACCAATTAGTATTACTTACATCTTGTATTTTAACAATGCAGAGGTGGAACATAGAGGTGATTATTCGACCTTAGTCGTTGACCTATGTACTCAGCAGTATATCGTTTTACTTACATACAGAAAGTTTTGACAGGTGGCAGACAAAACCCGGCCTATGGACAGCCCTGATCATAGACATATATCATTCTAATTCAATATATGTCTATGGCCCTGATCGCCACTATGAAGGTACCGGATATTGCGTCAGTTTGATAAAGTTACACCAACAGAAACACGCGTGGCTTCAAGCCCAAATTTAATCTATAGTTGTATGATCAAGCATTGATCTGTTTGCAAATGTCTTACGCTAAACCACAATCAAATTCTAGCTTTAAGTTACGTAACGTTATATTGTCAacgttagttaacgttagctaacgttaaaagTAAGCAAACTGACAATCATGTACTGCCAACTCTGCACGAGAGTCAAGCCCCGTAACCAACATGTGATTCCCGGATCAAACATCTTTAAAATATATCATTTCTAAAAACGAAGTTAAGattcttaaatatttttagAAGCAGATATAAATACGATCGGTGTCCTACCTTTCACACAGCTGTGGATCTTCACTCAGTCCAGTTTTTGCATCTCGTAAAATCTCGCGAGATCAGAGCACGGATTGAGTTTGCACGTGATCGGAATGAAccacattattaaaaaatacattttcagttctAACGTTAAATAGTATTTATTAAAAGCGtttcattatttaaaagaaTTTTTCAAAGTTCGGCTAATTTACTCCGATTCTGTTTTAACCAGGATTTTAAAATCGCATTATAAGATACACTTGAGGT is part of the Gasterosteus aculeatus chromosome 21, fGasAcu3.hap1.1, whole genome shotgun sequence genome and encodes:
- the mtrr gene encoding methionine synthase reductase; this translates as MPCEVKPRFVLLYGSQKGQAESLAEGIAEVAEEHGLAAELSCLNHNEKYNLETENAPVVFIVSTTGDGEPPDNALQFVKRIKEKTLSPDHYKHLCYALLALGDTNYANFCNCGKTIERRLQELGAKQFYATGYADDGTGLEVVVEPWIEGLWKAIKGALSKMASNKAAFVKGLAADSPRGAPDSTIPDVQLNLLRITDQQSRESIKAPAEPVSKSAAAASPPAPGTHAAVSDLRPAVPTGSSVLASRSPGASTVSASAPETPTGDDGRPRVSPPASLTRSLPPLSESSLNVPALPPPYLDVSLQEADPAGEAVGPSNVEALSAAPVCRAVQLTTGDSVKTALLVELDVSAHPMVTYHPGDSFDVFCPNRAAEVEEALHRLGLSDQRNHRVHVSLRKDTKKKGAQVPSYMSQNISLLYLLTWCLEIRSVPKKALLRALVEHTGHSGQRRRLQELCSRQGSADYNLYVRDCGLSVPELLAAFPTCSPPLSLLLEHLPKLQPRPYSAASSCLRHPGKLRFVFSVVEFPACSWRPAGRRGLCTGWLFDLINPVLLSPGEDESSVSPAPPKIHVSLRPNHSFRPPSEPSAPFIMVGPGTGVAPFIGFLQQREQQRKDDPEAVFGETWLFFGCRHRDGDFLFREELEGFVSSGTLSQLKVCFSRDGHEEEEAGAGASSARPRYVQHNLLLASRPVTDILLRRGGYLYVCGDAKNMAKDVNNALMEMIQTELQVDQLEAMKTLAALREEKRYLQDIWG